In the Candidatus Saccharibacteria bacterium oral taxon 488 genome, one interval contains:
- the secG gene encoding preprotein translocase subunit SecG: MLLDTILPYVTLGSAILMIIAILLQQRGASLGAGFGSSGELFTTRRGFDKNLFDVTIVFAVVFVLSILASLVLPSLKG; encoded by the coding sequence ATGTTACTTGATACTATTTTGCCGTATGTCACATTAGGATCAGCCATTTTGATGATCATTGCCATATTGTTGCAGCAGCGTGGCGCGAGCCTAGGTGCAGGCTTTGGCTCGTCGGGCGAACTGTTCACCACGCGGCGAGGTTTTGACAAGAACTTGTTTGATGTGACTATCGTGTTTGCTGTTGTGTTCGTACTGTCGATCTTGGCGAGTTTGGTGCTGCCGAGTCTGAAGGGCTAG
- a CDS encoding phage holin family protein — translation MRRQFAIFFVRWILNSVGIWVAVRLLGTSEPVVETTATFVLAGLIFSIVNSILKPIVVILSLPAILLTLGLFTLVVNGIMVYISLALAPGLSMSFGSSILAGIILSLVNYIVSSAFVIKPAPE, via the coding sequence ATGAGACGACAATTTGCAATATTTTTTGTCAGGTGGATACTTAATTCTGTTGGCATCTGGGTGGCGGTGCGGCTTCTCGGGACGAGTGAGCCAGTGGTCGAGACGACGGCAACGTTTGTCCTCGCTGGCCTAATCTTTTCGATCGTCAACTCTATCTTAAAACCAATCGTTGTCATTTTATCACTACCGGCGATCTTGCTCACACTCGGTTTATTTACGCTGGTGGTGAATGGCATCATGGTTTACATATCATTGGCGCTGGCGCCGGGATTATCCATGAGTTTTGGCTCGTCGATTCTTGCCGGAATCATACTCAGTCTGGTAAACTATATAGTAAGTAGCGCCTTCGTTATCAAGCCGGCGCCAGAATAA
- a CDS encoding prepilin-type N-terminal cleavage/methylation domain-containing protein, with product MSRKYGFTVIEILIVVVVIGILAGIGLVSYNGWRKETVRKAITSDLQNALSAAEQEKNFKGSYPTTLPQSFKSGSPDIVITVRTIPPSGSTPAAICIEGTSSRQQLQLHIKNTERKVVDGAC from the coding sequence ATGAGTCGCAAGTATGGATTTACCGTCATAGAAATACTAATTGTCGTTGTGGTTATCGGCATCTTGGCGGGTATCGGTCTCGTCAGCTATAACGGGTGGCGCAAAGAGACGGTGCGTAAGGCTATAACGTCAGATCTACAGAATGCGCTATCAGCGGCGGAGCAGGAGAAAAACTTCAAAGGGTCATACCCAACGACATTGCCGCAGTCGTTCAAGAGTGGCTCGCCAGACATCGTAATCACTGTACGAACAATCCCACCGTCTGGTTCGACGCCAGCCGCGATCTGCATTGAGGGGACGAGTAGTCGCCAGCAGCTCCAGCTGCACATCAAGAACACTGAGCGCAAGGTAGTCGACGGCGCCTGTTAG